A window from Streptomyces subrutilus encodes these proteins:
- a CDS encoding cytosine permease yields MPIEQRGVDTIPEEERTSGPRDLISILLGSNLCLGVIVFGWLPPSFGLGLWPSVTAIVTGTLVGIAFTAPLALVSLRTGTNLSTSSGAQFGVRGRLVGSVVGLLLSLGYTALTLWVGGDVMAGVLSRLTGLPDTGLTRAAMYGVLAACTVVGAVFGYRLLLRMSKVLSVGMVVLLAVGVLAYAGDFTTAAPPQTPYLLGSFWPTWLLAAVAAGLSGPVAFITLLGDYTRYVSPRRHRSRTVLRATAAGLLFGLLIPQLFGTYTALAARAGAEYAGPLVAAAPSWYLVPLLAAAAAGSVGNAGLMLYSMGLDLDAIVPRTTRTRATLIAAAVATGFVFLGSFAWSAQDAMTSFVLLLTAIGTPWAVITLIGYVRCRGRYDEQALQVFNQRSRGGAYWFRGGWNPRATAAWALGAATGLAAVTTPFYQGPLLALTGGVDCSFVLSGLVGALAYTALTFRSAAATATAAPAADREDRGPGTGPEAVRTASPAR; encoded by the coding sequence ATGCCCATCGAACAGCGCGGAGTCGACACCATCCCCGAAGAGGAACGGACGAGCGGTCCCCGTGACCTGATCTCGATCCTGCTCGGCTCCAACCTCTGCCTCGGTGTGATCGTTTTCGGCTGGCTGCCCCCGTCCTTCGGGCTCGGCCTGTGGCCCTCGGTCACCGCCATCGTGACCGGCACCCTCGTCGGCATCGCCTTCACCGCGCCGCTCGCGCTGGTCTCCCTGCGCACCGGCACCAACCTCTCCACCTCCAGCGGAGCCCAGTTCGGCGTCCGCGGCCGCCTCGTCGGCTCGGTGGTCGGGCTGCTGCTCTCCCTCGGCTACACCGCGCTCACCCTCTGGGTCGGCGGAGACGTCATGGCCGGCGTCCTGTCCCGGCTCACCGGACTGCCCGACACCGGCCTCACCCGGGCCGCGATGTACGGGGTGCTGGCCGCCTGTACCGTCGTCGGGGCCGTCTTCGGCTACCGGCTGCTGCTGCGCATGAGCAAGGTGCTGTCCGTCGGGATGGTGGTGCTGCTGGCCGTGGGCGTCCTCGCGTACGCGGGGGACTTCACCACCGCCGCCCCGCCGCAGACCCCGTACCTCCTGGGGTCCTTCTGGCCGACCTGGCTGCTCGCGGCCGTGGCCGCCGGGCTGAGCGGCCCCGTCGCCTTCATCACCCTGCTCGGCGACTACACCCGCTACGTCTCCCCCCGCAGGCACCGCTCGCGCACGGTGCTCCGGGCGACCGCCGCGGGCCTGCTCTTCGGCCTGCTGATCCCGCAGCTCTTCGGGACGTACACCGCGCTCGCGGCCCGGGCGGGCGCCGAGTACGCGGGACCGCTCGTGGCCGCGGCCCCGTCCTGGTACCTGGTCCCGCTGCTGGCCGCCGCCGCGGCCGGTTCGGTCGGCAACGCCGGGCTGATGCTCTACTCCATGGGCCTGGACCTGGACGCGATCGTGCCCCGCACCACCCGCACCCGGGCCACGCTGATCGCCGCGGCCGTCGCCACCGGCTTCGTCTTCCTGGGCTCCTTCGCCTGGAGCGCGCAGGACGCCATGACCTCCTTCGTCCTGCTGCTGACCGCGATCGGCACCCCGTGGGCCGTGATCACCCTCATCGGGTACGTGCGCTGCCGGGGCCGGTACGACGAGCAGGCCCTGCAGGTCTTCAACCAGCGCAGCCGCGGCGGCGCCTACTGGTTCCGCGGGGGGTGGAACCCGCGGGCGACGGCGGCCTGGGCGCTGGGCGCGGCGACGGGCCTGGCGGCCGTGACGACCCCGTTCTACCAGGGGCCGCTGCTGGCCCTGACCGGCGGCGTGGACTGCAGCTTCGTCCTCTCGGGCCTCGTCGGCGCCCTGGCCTACACCGCGCTGACCTTCCGGTCCGCGGCCGCGACCGCGACCGCCGCGCCGGCCGCCGACCGGGAGGACCGGGGGCCGGGCACGGGACCGGAAGCGGTACGGACGGCGTCGCCGGCCCGCTGA
- a CDS encoding branched-chain amino acid aminotransferase, whose protein sequence is MTTPTIELKPSSNPLSDAEREAILASPGFGRHFTDNMVTIKWTEGRGWHDAELVPYAPLSIDPANMTLHYAQTIFEGLKAYRQPDGTVATFRPEANAERFQTSARRMAMPELPVDLFIAACDALVAQDRAWVPDSGEASLYLRPFMFASEVGLGVRPANEFLFIVIASPAGAYFPGGVQPVSVWLSEEYVRAVKGGTGAAKTGGNYAASLVAQAQAASHGCDQVVWLDAVEHRWIEEMGGMNLYFVYGDRIVTPELTGSLLPGITRDSLLTIARDLGYTAEEGRITTEDWKRDNENGTLTEVFACGTAAVITPVGSVKSERANWTQGDGAPGQVTMRLRKALLELQTGHAADAHGWMHPLG, encoded by the coding sequence ATGACGACGCCCACGATCGAGCTCAAGCCCTCCTCGAACCCGCTGTCCGACGCGGAGCGCGAGGCGATCCTGGCCAGCCCCGGCTTCGGCCGCCACTTCACCGACAACATGGTGACGATCAAGTGGACCGAAGGCCGCGGCTGGCACGACGCCGAGCTGGTCCCGTACGCGCCGCTGTCGATCGACCCGGCGAACATGACGCTGCACTACGCGCAGACGATCTTCGAGGGGCTCAAGGCCTACCGCCAGCCCGACGGCACCGTGGCCACCTTCCGACCCGAGGCCAACGCCGAGCGCTTCCAGACCTCCGCCCGCCGCATGGCCATGCCCGAGCTGCCGGTGGACCTGTTCATCGCCGCCTGCGACGCGCTCGTCGCGCAGGACCGCGCCTGGGTCCCGGACTCCGGCGAGGCCTCCCTGTACCTGCGGCCGTTCATGTTCGCGTCCGAGGTCGGCCTCGGCGTCCGCCCGGCCAACGAGTTCCTGTTCATCGTCATCGCCTCGCCGGCCGGCGCCTACTTCCCCGGCGGGGTCCAGCCCGTCTCCGTGTGGCTGTCCGAGGAGTACGTGCGCGCGGTCAAGGGCGGCACCGGCGCCGCCAAGACCGGCGGCAACTACGCGGCCTCCCTCGTCGCCCAGGCCCAGGCCGCCTCGCACGGCTGCGACCAGGTCGTCTGGCTGGACGCGGTCGAGCACCGCTGGATCGAGGAGATGGGCGGGATGAACCTGTACTTCGTGTACGGCGACCGCATCGTCACCCCCGAGCTCACCGGCTCGCTGCTGCCGGGCATCACCCGCGACTCCCTCCTCACCATCGCCCGCGACCTCGGCTACACCGCCGAGGAGGGCCGGATCACCACCGAGGACTGGAAGCGCGACAACGAGAACGGCACCCTCACCGAGGTGTTCGCCTGCGGTACCGCGGCCGTGATCACCCCGGTCGGCTCGGTCAAGTCCGAGCGCGCCAACTGGACCCAGGGCGACGGCGCGCCCGGCCAGGTCACCATGCGCCTGCGGAAGGCGCTGCTGGAGCTCCAGACCGGCCACGCGGCCGACGCGCACGGCTGGATGCACCCGCTCGGCTAG
- a CDS encoding 3-isopropylmalate dehydrogenase, with protein MSTSINLAVIPGDGIGQEVVAQGLKVLTAVLPQDVKLETKEYDLGAQRWHRTGETLPDAELEALRHHDAILLGAIGDPSVPSGVLERGLLLKLRFAFDHFINLRPSKLFPNTATPLAGRPEIDFVVVREGTEGPYTGNGGSLRTGTPAEVATEVSLNTAYGVERVVRDAYERANARPRKKLTLVHKNNVLVYAGHLWKNTFDTVGKEYPEVTTDYLHVDAATIFFVTQPDRFDVIVTDNLFGDILTDLAAAVTGGIGLAASGNINPTGAFPSMFEPVHGSAPDIAGTGKADPTATILSVALLLRHLGYETQAARIEDAVSADLAERDGTFRSTDAIGDALAARVAG; from the coding sequence ATGTCGACCAGCATCAATCTCGCAGTGATCCCCGGTGATGGCATCGGCCAGGAAGTCGTGGCTCAGGGACTCAAGGTCCTTACCGCGGTCCTGCCCCAGGATGTGAAGCTGGAGACCAAGGAGTACGACCTCGGCGCCCAGCGCTGGCACCGCACCGGGGAGACCCTCCCGGACGCGGAGCTCGAAGCCCTCAGGCACCACGACGCGATCCTGCTGGGCGCCATCGGCGATCCCTCGGTGCCGTCCGGCGTGCTGGAGCGCGGTCTGCTGCTCAAGCTCCGCTTCGCCTTCGACCACTTCATCAACCTGCGCCCCTCGAAGCTCTTCCCGAACACGGCCACCCCGCTCGCCGGCCGCCCGGAGATCGACTTCGTCGTGGTCCGCGAGGGCACCGAAGGCCCGTACACCGGCAACGGCGGCTCGCTGCGCACCGGTACGCCGGCCGAGGTCGCCACCGAGGTCAGCCTCAACACGGCGTACGGCGTCGAGCGCGTCGTCCGCGACGCGTACGAGCGCGCCAACGCCCGCCCGCGCAAGAAGCTGACGCTGGTCCACAAGAACAACGTCCTCGTGTACGCCGGCCACCTGTGGAAGAACACCTTCGACACGGTCGGCAAGGAGTACCCCGAGGTCACCACCGACTACCTGCACGTCGACGCCGCGACGATCTTCTTCGTCACCCAGCCCGACCGCTTCGACGTCATCGTCACGGACAACCTCTTCGGTGACATCCTCACCGACCTGGCCGCCGCCGTGACCGGCGGCATCGGCCTCGCCGCCTCCGGGAACATCAACCCGACCGGCGCCTTCCCGTCCATGTTCGAGCCCGTCCACGGCTCGGCCCCGGACATCGCCGGCACCGGCAAGGCCGACCCGACCGCGACGATCCTCTCCGTCGCCCTCCTGCTGCGCCACCTGGGCTACGAGACCCAGGCCGCCCGCATTGAGGACGCGGTCTCCGCCGACCTGGCGGAGCGCGACGGCACCTTCCGCTCCACCGACGCCATCGGCGACGCCCTCGCCGCGCGCGTAGCCGGCTGA
- a CDS encoding phosphocholine-specific phospholipase C has translation MTPISRRGFVGIGAGLMAGAALPAAGPASAAAAAASGTITDVKHVVILMQENRSFDHYFGRLRGVRGYSDRAAGNIPGGWGTFNQPNWGGRQYPWKLSATPPAGGVDGETLAQCNGDLPHSWTSQHAAWNKGRMDNFVLGVGNTRTLGYLDRGDIPFHYGLADRYTICDAYFCSTLSATGPNRTFLWSGRIDASSKDGGDESGLTWETYAEALQRAGMSWKVYQNAQDNYGDNGLAYFKKFTDASPGNPLWDRGMASVPEVTGSTPDDIAAAIRADAVAGTLPQVSWVVANEAFSEHPYAPPGDGAHFVDLVYRALAANPEVFDSTVLFLNYDENDGFFDHVPPPVAPPGTPGEYLDGTPIGLGFRVPMIVMSPWTRGGWVSSEVFDHTSVLRFMETWTAALGTPATCPNISDWRRRVTGDLTGVFDFAHPVYGVPAGLPSTAKVIGQSTCGPLPNPVPQDNAQPAQEPGTRPARALPYQVNGNLDRFEFGSGGKILAWFSMSNLGPQAKRAAHFSIHPHQHRDTAPWQYTVDAGTTSADYFNIGLGSGSGKYDISMYGPNRFLRRFIGDASKAGKAVEVAARFAVEPGTGKTALYFGMNNASASPVTFTIRSNAYRTDGPWTYTVPANSSREDFFNAVAYHDGWYDFTVLADSDGTWSRRYTGHIETGAPGISGS, from the coding sequence GTGACACCGATCAGCCGCAGAGGGTTCGTGGGTATCGGCGCCGGGCTGATGGCGGGGGCCGCGCTGCCCGCGGCCGGCCCCGCCTCGGCCGCCGCGGCGGCCGCGAGCGGCACGATCACCGATGTGAAGCACGTGGTGATCCTGATGCAGGAGAACCGCAGCTTCGACCACTACTTCGGCCGGCTGAGGGGGGTCCGCGGCTACTCCGACCGGGCGGCCGGGAACATCCCCGGCGGCTGGGGCACCTTCAACCAGCCGAACTGGGGCGGCCGCCAGTACCCGTGGAAGCTGTCCGCCACCCCGCCCGCGGGCGGGGTCGACGGCGAGACCCTCGCCCAGTGCAACGGCGACCTCCCGCACAGCTGGACCTCGCAGCACGCGGCCTGGAACAAGGGCCGGATGGACAACTTCGTCCTCGGCGTCGGCAACACCCGCACCCTGGGCTACCTGGACCGGGGCGACATCCCGTTCCACTACGGCCTGGCGGACCGGTACACGATCTGCGACGCCTACTTCTGTTCCACGCTCAGCGCGACCGGCCCGAACCGCACCTTCCTGTGGAGCGGCAGGATCGACGCGTCCAGCAAGGACGGCGGCGACGAGTCCGGGCTGACCTGGGAGACGTACGCGGAGGCCCTCCAGCGGGCCGGGATGAGCTGGAAGGTCTACCAGAACGCGCAGGACAACTACGGGGACAACGGCCTGGCCTACTTCAAGAAGTTCACCGACGCCTCCCCCGGCAACCCGCTGTGGGACCGCGGCATGGCCTCGGTCCCCGAGGTCACCGGCTCCACCCCCGACGACATCGCGGCCGCCATCCGCGCCGACGCCGTCGCGGGCACCCTCCCCCAGGTGTCCTGGGTCGTGGCGAACGAGGCCTTCTCCGAGCACCCGTACGCCCCGCCGGGGGACGGCGCCCACTTCGTGGACCTGGTCTACCGGGCCCTGGCGGCGAACCCGGAGGTCTTCGACTCCACCGTCCTCTTCCTCAACTACGACGAGAACGACGGCTTCTTCGACCACGTGCCGCCGCCCGTCGCCCCGCCCGGCACCCCCGGCGAGTACCTCGACGGCACCCCCATCGGCCTCGGCTTCCGCGTCCCGATGATCGTGATGTCCCCGTGGACCCGCGGCGGCTGGGTGAGCTCGGAGGTCTTCGACCACACCTCGGTGCTGCGGTTCATGGAAACCTGGACGGCCGCCCTCGGCACTCCCGCCACCTGCCCGAACATCAGCGACTGGCGCCGCAGGGTGACCGGCGACCTGACCGGTGTCTTCGACTTCGCGCACCCGGTCTACGGGGTCCCCGCCGGCCTCCCGTCCACCGCCAAGGTCATCGGGCAGTCCACCTGCGGCCCGCTGCCCAACCCGGTGCCGCAGGACAACGCCCAGCCCGCGCAGGAACCCGGCACCCGCCCGGCGCGCGCCCTCCCGTACCAGGTCAACGGCAACCTGGACCGCTTCGAGTTCGGCAGCGGCGGCAAGATCCTGGCCTGGTTCTCGATGTCCAACCTGGGCCCGCAGGCGAAGCGGGCGGCGCACTTCTCGATCCACCCGCACCAGCACCGGGACACGGCCCCCTGGCAGTACACGGTGGACGCCGGGACCACGTCGGCGGACTACTTCAACATCGGCCTCGGCAGCGGCAGCGGCAAGTACGACATCTCCATGTACGGCCCCAACCGCTTCCTGCGGCGGTTCATCGGAGACGCGTCGAAGGCCGGCAAGGCCGTCGAGGTGGCGGCGCGCTTCGCCGTCGAGCCGGGCACCGGCAAGACCGCCCTCTACTTCGGGATGAACAACGCCTCGGCCTCCCCGGTCACCTTCACCATCCGCTCCAACGCCTACCGCACGGACGGCCCGTGGACCTACACCGTCCCGGCGAACTCCTCCCGCGAGGACTTCTTCAACGCGGTGGCCTACCACGACGGCTGGTACGACTTCACGGTCCTCGCCGACTCCGACGGCACCTGGTCGCGCCGCTACACGGGCCACATCGAGACGGGCGCCCCCGGCATCTCGGGCTCCTGA
- a CDS encoding GNAT family N-acetyltransferase, with protein MDTLVRHTAELTGGELAEVRALLDGAFGGRFAEEDFEHALGGVHVLVRSAGGELVAHGSVVQRRAVHRGRALRTGYVEAVAVRADRRRQGLGGRVMDGLERVIGGAYLLGALSASADGAGLYAGRGWQVWAGELGTLGPGGPVRLAEEEGTTYVWAPPGAALPDPAGRLDFDWRNGDVL; from the coding sequence ATGGACACCCTCGTACGGCACACGGCCGAACTGACCGGCGGCGAACTCGCGGAGGTACGGGCCCTGCTCGACGGGGCCTTCGGCGGCAGGTTCGCCGAGGAGGACTTCGAGCACGCGCTCGGCGGGGTGCACGTGCTCGTGCGGAGCGCGGGCGGGGAGCTCGTCGCGCACGGGAGCGTCGTCCAGCGGCGCGCCGTGCACCGGGGGCGGGCGCTGCGGACCGGATACGTGGAGGCGGTGGCCGTCCGGGCCGACCGGCGGCGCCAGGGGCTCGGCGGGCGGGTCATGGACGGCTTGGAGCGGGTGATCGGGGGCGCCTACCTGCTCGGCGCCCTGTCGGCGTCCGCGGACGGGGCCGGGCTGTACGCCGGGCGCGGCTGGCAGGTGTGGGCCGGCGAGCTGGGCACCCTCGGACCCGGCGGGCCGGTCCGGCTGGCCGAGGAGGAGGGCACCACGTACGTGTGGGCGCCGCCCGGCGCGGCCCTTCCGGACCCGGCCGGGCGGCTGGACTTCGACTGGCGCAACGGGGACGTGCTCTAG
- a CDS encoding nitroreductase family protein → MSPDTQQWTPTHGQPYRPAAYRPARMPGQESLARAAELRERMDERRTVRHFSPDPVPEQAVRDAIACAATAPSGAHQQPWTFVLVKDPEVRQQIRAAAEQEEALSYDGRLGDEWLAALRPLGTDAVKTHLTDAPALIVVFQQRYWLGPDGAKRKHYYVDESVGIAVGMLLSALHLSGLAALIHTPSPMRFLGHVLSRPENEKAFAVIPVGYPSDDCEVPDLLRKSLDQVIVEV, encoded by the coding sequence ATGTCGCCCGATACCCAGCAGTGGACCCCCACCCACGGTCAGCCGTACCGACCCGCCGCCTACCGCCCCGCGCGGATGCCCGGCCAGGAATCCCTGGCGCGGGCCGCCGAGTTGCGGGAGCGGATGGACGAGCGGCGGACCGTACGCCACTTCTCCCCGGACCCGGTGCCCGAGCAGGCGGTCCGGGACGCCATCGCCTGCGCGGCGACCGCGCCTTCCGGAGCCCACCAGCAGCCGTGGACCTTCGTCCTGGTCAAGGACCCCGAGGTGCGCCAGCAGATCCGCGCCGCCGCCGAGCAGGAGGAGGCCCTCTCCTACGACGGCCGGCTCGGCGACGAATGGCTCGCGGCCCTGCGCCCGCTCGGCACGGACGCGGTGAAGACCCACCTCACGGACGCCCCGGCCCTGATCGTGGTCTTCCAGCAGCGCTACTGGCTCGGCCCGGACGGTGCCAAGCGCAAGCACTACTACGTCGACGAGTCGGTCGGCATCGCCGTCGGCATGCTGCTCTCGGCCCTGCACCTGTCCGGCCTGGCGGCGCTGATCCACACCCCGAGCCCGATGCGCTTCCTGGGCCACGTCCTCAGCCGCCCGGAGAACGAGAAGGCCTTCGCGGTGATCCCGGTCGGCTACCCGTCGGACGACTGCGAGGTCCCCGACCTCCTGCGCAAGTCCCTGGACCAGGTCATCGTCGAGGTCTGA
- the pruA gene encoding L-glutamate gamma-semialdehyde dehydrogenase produces the protein MDAVTQVPAPVNEPVHSYAPGTPERARLETQLKLLSENPIDLPMTIGGVKRMGAGERFDVVQPHDHKSVLGTFANATGADAQEAVDAALAAAPAWRATSFDDRAAIILRAAELLSGPWREKLAASTMLGQSKTAQQAEIDTPCELVDFWRFNVHFARQILAEQPVANSAGVWNRSDHRPLEGFVYAITPFNFTAIAGNLPTAPALMGNVVVWKPSPTQTHSAVLLMELLEEAGLPKGVINLVTGDGIAVSEVALNHPELAGIHFTGSTKTFQYLWKTVGNNIETYKSYPRLVGETGGKDFVVAHPSADRAVLKTALTRGSFEYQGQKCSASSRAYVPASIWNDGFKEAFAAEVDGIPMGDVRDLTNFIGAVIDARSFAKNKAAIDRAIADPTCEIVAGGTYDDAEGYFVRPTVIACTDPENEVFTTEYFGPILAVHVYEDADFDAMLAQMESVSAYALTGSIIAADRYAAADAMEKLRFAAGNFYINDKSTGAVVGQQPFGGGRASGTNDKAGAATNLQRWTSTRSIKETLVAPTDYPYPHMG, from the coding sequence ATGGATGCTGTGACCCAGGTCCCCGCGCCGGTCAACGAGCCGGTCCACTCGTACGCCCCCGGCACCCCGGAGCGCGCGCGCCTCGAAACGCAGCTCAAGCTGCTGTCCGAGAACCCGATCGACCTCCCCATGACCATCGGCGGCGTCAAGCGGATGGGCGCCGGCGAGCGCTTCGACGTGGTCCAGCCGCACGACCACAAGTCGGTGCTCGGCACCTTCGCCAACGCCACCGGGGCCGACGCCCAGGAGGCCGTGGACGCCGCCCTCGCCGCCGCCCCGGCCTGGCGCGCGACGTCCTTCGACGACCGCGCCGCGATCATCCTGCGCGCCGCCGAGCTGCTGTCGGGCCCGTGGCGCGAGAAGCTCGCCGCCTCGACCATGCTGGGCCAGTCCAAGACCGCCCAGCAGGCCGAGATCGACACCCCGTGCGAGCTCGTCGACTTCTGGCGCTTCAACGTCCACTTCGCCCGCCAGATCCTGGCCGAGCAGCCCGTCGCGAACTCCGCCGGCGTGTGGAACCGCAGCGACCACCGCCCGCTGGAGGGCTTCGTCTACGCGATCACGCCGTTCAACTTCACGGCCATCGCGGGCAACCTGCCCACGGCCCCCGCGCTGATGGGCAACGTGGTCGTGTGGAAGCCGTCCCCGACGCAGACCCACTCCGCCGTCCTCCTGATGGAGCTGCTGGAGGAGGCCGGCCTGCCCAAGGGCGTCATCAACCTGGTGACCGGCGACGGCATCGCCGTCTCCGAGGTGGCCCTGAACCACCCCGAGCTGGCCGGCATCCACTTCACCGGCTCGACCAAGACCTTCCAGTACCTGTGGAAGACGGTCGGCAACAACATCGAGACGTACAAGTCCTACCCGCGCCTGGTCGGCGAGACCGGCGGCAAGGACTTCGTCGTCGCGCACCCGTCCGCGGACCGCGCCGTCCTGAAGACCGCCCTGACCCGCGGCTCCTTCGAGTACCAGGGCCAGAAGTGCTCCGCGTCCTCGCGCGCCTACGTCCCGGCCTCGATCTGGAACGACGGCTTCAAGGAGGCCTTCGCGGCCGAGGTCGACGGCATCCCCATGGGTGACGTCCGAGACCTGACCAACTTCATCGGCGCCGTCATCGACGCGCGCTCCTTCGCGAAGAACAAGGCCGCGATCGACCGCGCGATCGCCGACCCGACCTGCGAGATCGTCGCGGGCGGCACGTACGACGACGCGGAGGGCTACTTCGTCCGCCCGACCGTCATCGCCTGCACCGACCCGGAGAACGAGGTCTTCACGACCGAGTACTTCGGCCCGATCCTCGCCGTCCACGTCTACGAGGACGCCGACTTCGACGCGATGCTGGCCCAGATGGAGTCCGTCTCGGCCTACGCCCTGACCGGCTCGATCATCGCGGCGGACCGGTACGCGGCGGCGGACGCGATGGAGAAGCTCCGCTTCGCGGCGGGCAACTTCTACATCAACGACAAGTCGACCGGCGCCGTCGTCGGCCAGCAGCCCTTCGGCGGCGGCCGTGCCTCGGGCACCAACGACAAGGCGGGCGCGGCGACCAACCTGCAGCGCTGGACCTCCACGCGCTCCATCAAGGAGACCCTGGTCGCGCCGACCGACTACCCGTACCCCCACATGGGCTGA
- a CDS encoding proline dehydrogenase family protein — MLGPVILAASRSATMRRIVSAAPVTRPVVNRFIPGETVDQVIPIVESLTRDGLEVTLDVVGEDITRAEQSYAARDAYLQLIERLAELGLGESAEMSVKLSMFGQALEGGHELALANVRPVVEAAAAIGTTVTLDAEDHTTLDSMFAIHEELRRDFPQTGCVIQAYLFRTEADARRLAAAGSRVRIVKGAYKEPAEVAYLDKAEIDKAYVRIMKILMRGEGYPMIGSHDPRLIAIGQELAREAGRKPDEYEFQMLYGIRSEEHLRLAAEGHRMRVYTAYGTDWYGYFMRRLAEKPANLLFFLRSMITKN, encoded by the coding sequence GTGCTGGGTCCCGTGATCCTCGCCGCCTCGCGCAGCGCCACGATGCGCCGCATCGTTTCCGCCGCCCCCGTGACCAGGCCCGTGGTGAACCGCTTCATCCCCGGCGAGACGGTCGACCAGGTCATCCCGATCGTGGAGTCCCTGACCCGCGACGGCCTGGAGGTCACCCTCGACGTGGTCGGCGAGGACATCACCCGGGCGGAGCAGTCGTACGCCGCCCGCGACGCGTACCTCCAGCTCATCGAGCGCCTCGCGGAGCTCGGCCTCGGCGAGTCGGCCGAGATGTCGGTGAAGCTGTCCATGTTCGGCCAGGCGCTGGAGGGCGGCCACGAGCTCGCCCTCGCCAACGTCCGCCCGGTCGTCGAGGCGGCCGCCGCCATCGGCACCACCGTGACCCTCGACGCCGAGGACCACACCACCCTCGACTCGATGTTCGCGATCCACGAGGAGCTGCGCCGCGACTTCCCGCAGACCGGCTGCGTGATCCAGGCCTACCTCTTCCGCACCGAGGCCGACGCCCGCCGCCTGGCCGCCGCCGGCAGCCGCGTCCGGATCGTCAAGGGCGCCTACAAGGAGCCCGCCGAGGTCGCGTACCTGGACAAGGCCGAGATCGACAAGGCGTACGTCCGCATCATGAAGATCCTGATGCGCGGCGAGGGCTACCCGATGATCGGGTCCCACGACCCGCGCCTGATCGCCATCGGCCAGGAGCTGGCCCGCGAGGCCGGACGCAAGCCGGACGAGTACGAGTTCCAGATGCTGTACGGCATCCGCAGCGAGGAGCACCTGCGGCTCGCCGCCGAGGGCCACCGGATGCGCGTCTACACCGCGTACGGGACGGACTGGTACGGCTACTTCATGCGGCGCCTCGCCGAGAAGCCGGCGAACCTCCTCTTCTTCCTCCGCTCGATGATCACCAAGAACTAG
- a CDS encoding PucR family transcriptional regulator, with the protein MNGDYQDLVDEISALLGAPATLENRDFRLIAFGAHDSDDDLAMDPVRTRSILTRQSTAAVRSWFEGFGIARATGPVRIPAAPDAGVFRGRICLPVRHRGIVQGYVWLLDQEPGPDPAALAAAMEVAERVGTLLAEEARAGADLSREFRAVLTAGRGWQQDMAVAALRLALGPDGDGLHAAVCVAPWAGEAPTAVPGAAAVCVVPRGAAAQGGAAPGQALAVLLRLRSTDALAPAVTAVARLLPRAGGDGGPERPPGAGGGPTAGVGDPVRGLAELPAGWSQAVAAARAAAAQPRFGPVAQWSAIGPYRLLAALAPAPVDDPAARALLGPAHRELARTAEVFLDRAGQAGRAAAALGIHRQTLYYRLARVEQLTGLDLDEGEDRLLLHMALKAARLPD; encoded by the coding sequence GTGAACGGCGATTACCAGGACCTGGTGGACGAGATCTCGGCGCTGCTCGGCGCTCCGGCGACGCTGGAGAACCGCGACTTCCGCCTCATCGCCTTCGGCGCGCACGACAGCGACGACGACCTCGCGATGGACCCCGTACGGACCCGCTCCATCCTGACCCGGCAGTCCACCGCGGCCGTCCGGTCCTGGTTCGAGGGGTTCGGGATCGCGCGCGCCACCGGACCGGTGCGCATCCCCGCCGCGCCCGACGCGGGGGTCTTCCGGGGCCGGATCTGCCTGCCGGTGCGCCACCGGGGCATCGTCCAGGGCTACGTGTGGCTCCTCGACCAGGAGCCGGGCCCGGACCCGGCGGCGCTGGCCGCGGCGATGGAGGTGGCCGAGCGGGTCGGGACGCTGCTCGCCGAGGAGGCCCGGGCCGGCGCCGACCTCTCGCGGGAGTTCCGGGCGGTGCTCACGGCCGGCCGCGGCTGGCAGCAGGACATGGCGGTGGCGGCGCTGCGGCTGGCCCTGGGCCCGGACGGGGACGGGCTGCACGCGGCGGTGTGCGTGGCCCCGTGGGCCGGGGAGGCGCCGACGGCCGTCCCGGGCGCGGCGGCGGTGTGCGTGGTCCCGCGCGGTGCGGCCGCGCAGGGCGGCGCCGCTCCCGGGCAGGCCTTGGCGGTACTGCTGCGGCTGCGCTCGACGGACGCGCTGGCCCCGGCCGTGACGGCGGTGGCCCGGCTGCTGCCCCGCGCGGGCGGCGACGGCGGACCGGAGCGTCCGCCCGGCGCCGGCGGCGGGCCGACGGCGGGGGTCGGCGACCCGGTACGGGGGCTCGCCGAGCTGCCCGCGGGCTGGTCCCAGGCGGTGGCCGCGGCGCGGGCCGCGGCGGCGCAGCCGCGGTTCGGCCCGGTGGCCCAGTGGTCGGCGATCGGCCCGTACCGGCTGCTGGCGGCGCTGGCCCCGGCCCCCGTGGACGATCCGGCGGCCCGCGCCCTGCTGGGTCCGGCCCACCGCGAACTGGCCCGGACGGCCGAGGTGTTCCTGGACCGCGCCGGCCAAGCGGGCCGGGCGGCGGCGGCCCTGGGCATCCACCGGCAGACGCTGTACTACCGGCTGGCCCGGGTGGAGCAGCTGACCGGCCTGGACCTGGACGAGGGCGAGGACCGGCTGCTGCTCCACATGGCCCTCAAGGCCGCCCGCCTGCCCGACTGA